DNA from Solanum stenotomum isolate F172 chromosome 3, ASM1918654v1, whole genome shotgun sequence:
GGCAAATGAATGAGTTTTAGATAATGATCGCcattgattaatttcatttttgcaGAACTTGAAGCATGAAACAGCTAACATGGCAAAGAAGATAGAGATCCTTGAAGTTTCCAAACGGTTCtccattttcttaatttatttgcCACAATTCTCAATTTACTACTCCCTCGTAACACTTATTTTAGAAGGGAGAAAGTTTACTTAAATTTTTGAATTGGGGAATTAATTGATTAGGAAGCTAATGGGGCAAGGATTAGGGTCATGTTCAATGGATGAACTAGAAGACATCGACAGCCAACTGGAGAGGACCCTCAAAATTATCAGGGCTAGAAAGGtacaaattaaattcattattaTCCAATATTTGAcactaattatattattaatccttaattattttctcattttaatttCTAGACTCAATTGTTCAAAGACGAAATAGAACGTCTAAACGCAAAGGTATGATCAtcaacaattaatttatttaatgcATTTTAGGGCTTTTACTAATTGGTATAATTAATTCTATGAACTAAATGCACTTTCCCCCCTTCGTTCAGGAGAGACTATTGCTCCAACAAAATGCAAGTTTACGTGAAAAGGTGAACTCTCtgatatttgttattttaattaatcaattgaatttatttcttttttaaatcattttaaaaataatcatcacctttctaaatttaaaaaaaaaataattaaacttctCCTTTTAGCGTTAGTGAGAAATTATTACAGCCATAAAAATGTTAGAACACGGTCAATTacacaagtttcaaaaattttatATATCGTCAAAAATGATGTgacatatttaatattataaattttcaatattcttttttaactctGTGCTCAATCAAATAGGTTCACCgttaataaaattgaaatgaatggAATAGTTTTAAATCATCCCACTTAATTTTCTATTACACCTTTTCAATACTGCTTcaacctatttttattttttttacataccAATATACATGGATGTGTCATTATACTTTACATATGTCCATTATCTTATAGGATATTcaaacttttctttttattatctCAAAACAGTTTGTTACGCTAATAGTTGCATTTATGTTTTCTCGTTTTTTTTCACATTCAAAAAATCATTTCTCAATCCAGTGCGGGCTTAGGCCAATGCTATTAGAGTCTGCACCCGTACCAGCACCACCACCAACACCACCAGCTCAAGCGAAAGAAAGGGGAAATTGTAGCCAAAGTACAAAGAGTTGGGAAGTGGAGACTGAATTGTTTATTGGCATTCCTCAAATGCGCTGCTTATAGTAGCTCGGGTCAGTGGTTGAGCTAGAATTTTTTCATCAAAGGAATTTAAAATCCGAAGAAATAAGCACACAAAGAAGGTGGAAGGGTTTCAACGTCTACTCTATGTAcattaaaagataaattttaactatatataaacaatgtaatttttcTCTAAAGGAAAATCAATTAAACCCCTCAATCCTACGTGGCTCCGCCCCCAACCGGGACAATGGGACCATTTGTTCATATTTTGTTTATGGTTCTCCTCAGTTATTTAGATTATAAGAGGCTAGGGTTTCTCAATTATTTACAACCGTAAGGAGTTGCAAATTCAATGAATAATACCTTACAATAAGAGTGTAATGTTTGCCCCTATTTCTTTTTGGTAACCTCGTTTAGCCAAATGTTGTATCTATATTTCCGtgaacttctttttttttggtttcacaCCCTATTGGGAGCGCCACCCTTGAATGAGCCCTGCAGAGCGCAATCCAAATCTAGTCGATGCCTCAATGTGAACAACTATTACAGAGAAGCTTGATTTGTGTTGCATATGTATTTATAGTATGTTtcctttctattttttaaacattctaaACAGCTCAATTGTTTTGTAGTGTATTACAAGTTTGTTTTTAGTTtataatgaatataaaaaaatttatgggagaattcaaaatttgaaacttgTAGATTCTTGTAATGACCTTAAAGTCAATATTCAATAATAATTAggtgcacaattaaatatttatgaatACTACGTAAgtttcttaatatatatatgggAAAAATCTACAGGTTCACATGAACCCAATCACCACAACAACCACTGTAGATCCGCTTTTTGCAAGATTATTTTCTTCCATGCAAATTGTAAATAGTTAACTCATTTCCTCTATTAATTATTTGgcataatatatacaaattgtAAATAGTTAAGTTAACTCATTTCTCTATTAATTATTTGGCATAATATATACAGAAGAATATGTAGAGTATTTAATGACATTTCCTTACAGTCCattacaaatattattttattcatataattttttttttatatagaagaTCAGTAAAATGCAACCTGAAAgatctaaataaaaaataaaaaatagtaccCAAATATTTACAAGGACATCTTCTATTTTAACGGTAAGTGGGCCGCATAGACCACAAATTATGCGTTGTGTCAGCCCAACAATCTAACTTACCATATTTAGCCCAATTGTGCTAAATTTACCCGATTTGGT
Protein-coding regions in this window:
- the LOC125861027 gene encoding MADS-box protein AGL42-like encodes the protein MVRGKVEMKRIENSTSRQVTFSKRRNGLTKKAYELSVLCDAEVAFIIFSNKGRLFEFASSNMQKIIERYRARARETMTVDKSTELEHYMENLKHETANMAKKIEILEVSKRKLMGQGLGSCSMDELEDIDSQLERTLKIIRARKTQLFKDEIERLNAKERLLLQQNASLREKCGLRPMLLESAPVPAPPPTPPAQAKERGNCSQSTKSWEVETELFIGIPQMRCL